AGGATGTGGGCAATCCTTCGGGATAAACATTGAGTCCGCCGCTGTCCAGAGGATGCCCCACCTGAAAGCGGTTGCCAGCCAACAAGGTGGGCGGCTCCAAACAAGGCCTGATGACGACTCTTGGAAAATGCCAGAGAGATGAGCGCAAGAAGCCCTTCTTCTGGTCTGGTGGGGGCTCACCCTCACTGTGGGTCCCCAAACCACAGGGGTGGATTTGCAATGACGCCCTGCACAGATGCCTCCAGGGTGCGTTTGCTACAGCGTGCTGCACTGGAGCACAACCCTTGCTCAAGGCAGAAGAGAAGACCCTCCTGCACTCGGGGGCTCGGACTTGACCACTTGATGGGTGCTCAAGGGTAGCCCCCAAGCTGTCCTGAGTTTTCTGCAAGGTCAACCCCTGGATCTTCCTATTTGGGGTCTTCCAAGGACACTTTGGTTCTCCGTGGTGTGGGTGGGGCCCCTGCCCATAAGGACTGCACAAACTCTGCTGTGATTGGTTATTATGCTTTATTTCCAGACTGAAGTTACTACATAAATCCACCTCACAGTCCAACACAGGAATACTCGGCAGAAGAGAGGCGACGATACAAAAATACAGCTCTCGATAGTTAGGGGGCTAGGCTCAGCTCAATTCCAGTCCAAGCCAGTCAGAATTCACAATTTCAGGTCAAAATGGGGTTGGGGGATACTATGGAATGAAGAGGTGCAGACCACTCAGCTTTTAGCCCTGCCCCAGAAGGTCCTAGGCTTGGGTAGGTGTGGGTTGTTCTGGCATGCAGCCCCCTCTGGCAACTCTCCTACAAGATTTATACTAGAGTGGAGCTTGAGCCCAAACCTGTGGTCAAGAGACAcgacaatgtgtgtgtgttgttagttTAGTTGTACCTAGGAACTCTGGGAAACTGGCACACTCCTCTCAAAGGTTGCTGGATGCTCTTTGTGTGGGGCAAAGGGTAGGAGTTCctggcagcagtcacatgaccCTGGTATCAGGGTCTTGGCACACAGTTGCCATGGACACCCTGCAATTTTTatattctccctctcttccctcaggCTCTCGGGTCTAGCACTCTGGTCggatggaaacagaaagctaATTAAGAAAAAGCCCTGTTGAGAACTCAGCTAGGGATTCAGCCTCAGGCCCGAGTCCTCTTCCTTGAGGTTCAGGATGACATTTTGAAGGGCCCTGGCATCTCCCCACTGTCATCAGTCCTCAGGGTTGGGGGATTTATTCAACCAGCCCTGTAAGAGGGAGATGTGTCTGGTCCTGGATCTTCTCCGGGACGGCCATTCTGCTGTTGCTCCTGCCCCATCCACACTAGAACCCCAGCCCTTACCCCCACGCTTCACCTTAACCAGTCTTCAGGTCTAGGCTTGCTAGAGAGCTCAGCTCAAGCATTAATAGTGACAATACAGCTTCCTGTGCCACACAAGACCACAGCACGTTTGGACTGGTGTCAAGTGACGACAGTGGTACTGTAAGGCTCGGCAGGCGAACACCCAGGTTCCTGCTCCCCTCCTGCATGCCCCAGCCCTGCTCCTTGCAAACTTCCTGGAGTGACAATTCTTACTCTGTCCCACCTGCAGCCCAGGTGGCAGCAGACATGGGAGAAGACAGggctcattcacacactcagcaGTGCCCCGGCTTCCAGGAGCCAGGGGGACCTTCCTGAGGGGAGAGGCACCTGTACATGGCAATGTGGGAGACAGCCACCACGCAAGTTCCAGACCACAAGGCCTGTTGGTGAAAGCTCAGGCCTAACCTAGTCTCACATAAAGATAACTCAAGCTAGGCCAACCCAACTGTGGGGGACCCTCCCGCTCCCAGTGAGTTAGGGGTCTGGAAGGCTGAGTGGAGCTTGGTTAACAATTCAGGTTCCTCGCCTTGGGCCCCACTTTTCCCAGAGGCCTCAGGGGCACCCAGAGGGTAGGCCTCCCTGGTCCTGCTTGTCCTGGAGCAGGTAAGGAAGGCTAGGCAGGTTCCTCGGAGGCGGGCTAGGTCCCTGTGAGTGGTCTCACTGACGAAGCAGTAGAGCACCGGGTCAGCTATGCAGTTGAAGCTggtgagaaggagggagaagtggTAGACGTTGAAGATGCTCTTGGCGAAGTCACAGCTAGCCTCCCAGAGGCTGCGGACCAGCAGCAGCACGTGGTAGGGCAGGAAACAAGCCAGGAAGATGACCACGGTGCTGAGCACCAGCCGCTGAATCTGGTCCTTGCGGCTCTTCTGTGTGCCGTGGCTGCGGCGCACAGCCCGCAGGATGCCCCGGTAGGaggccagcagcaggcagatggGGAAGAGGAAACCCACGAGGAAGCGGTAGTAGTTGATGCCACGCTGCCAGGCCTGGATAGGATAATGCTCAAAGCAGACTCGGTGCCGGTCCTCGTCCTCGATGACTTCCTTGTGCTTGAGGAAGTAGACGCTGGTCAGCAGCTCCTTGACCCAGATGAGCACGCTGACCCCCACGGCTGCCTTCAGGGTTCGGAACTGGTGGAAGCGGAAGGGGTGGGCCACAGCCAGGTAGCGGTCAATGGAGATGCAGCAGAGGAAGCCCACGCTGATGTAGATGTTCTCATAGAGGAGGATGCCGCACACCTGGCAGGATAAGTCGCCATAGGACCAGTTGTCGTGCTGGAGCACGTACTGCAGCCAGAAGGGGAGCGAGCAGATGTAGAAGAGATCCGCAATGGTCAGGTTACACAGGTACACTCCCAGCTCATTCCGCGCCTTGATCTGCAGGTAGCCGAAGTAGAGGGACAGGCAGTTGGCTGGGAAGCCCACCACCAGCACGGTCACGTAGACCACCGGGGCCAGTGTCTGGTGGATGGTGTGGTCGATGGGGCAGGGTAGTGAGGCGTTCTCTGTGGTGATGTTCCCCATCTTTGGGCCAGAAGGGGCCTTACCCCTCATAGACTTTGAGATGGGGTCAATCTCTCTGTTGCCATCTTGTTTATATGCGACTCAAATGTGTCAAATCTGTTCGTCACTGGCGGTAGGTGAACCCCTACAAGTGAAGGCAGAAAAGGCTTTAAATAATCACAGCTATGTAACACCTGTATGCCAGGCATCATTCTACTTGCTGTGCTCATTTAGAAGCTCTGCCACCCAAGCAACTCCAGTGCAACTGAATGAGATATACAAAACACCGAGTTGTGGCTTATGGCTCCCCATCTCTGGCTTCCCTATTTATCTCCtgtcccttatttatttttatggtccCTTGGTGCAAGCAAAGGGGTTAAAAGAGGAGATTCTAGGAGCATAACTAAGCCTGGCTCTCCAAAGGAGAGTATCCAGGGCTCCATCACCTTACACAATAACAGTCTGAACGTTACAGGACTGTAGCAACGAGGCCCAACACGGAAACCACAGCCACTCCATAGACCTCTCCATATGAAGAGACACACCCCAGTCCATAGCCTTCTGTGCTTTGGCAAGAAACAAAGGCCAGTTTCTCATCACAGCGCCCTACTCGAGTTCTTGCTACCCCTCAGCAAGTGTCTCCTCTCTCATCTTCCCAGGGGATCTTGGGCAAGGTTCTAGACTAGGGATCAAAATAAGCAAAGGTCAAGCCAGAGCCAGTCCCTTGTCTAAGTTtgttagtctctgtgagcctcgaTTTCTTCATTTGGAATTTAGGGACTAAAAACGCCTTCCCCTTTCGGTTGGGACCATGTCAGATGGCAGATGCTCACTCCTTCACTGCATTAGTGTGACAACTGTGTCGagacgtttgtttgtttgtttgtttgtttgttttttgagacagggtctcactgtgtaacctagggctgtcctggaactctctctgttgaccaggctggcctcaaactcacggagatgcacttgggcctctgcctcccgaacgCCGTGAGTTGAGAATTTAACACATGGAACTGCAGAACACAATGATGTCTAAGGGTAGAATGTGATGTTTTGTCTCAGTGTACTTGATAAATTAACACATCAAAACAGTAAAGGCTTGAACTGCTCTGTTGATTCAACCCTTCTCTCTCAGCTGGAAAAACCTCACTGGTGCtacatcatatttttcttttcttcctctttttatttgttgGATTGTTTTTGGAACAGCTTTGTCCATGTGTGTAATCTCCTCAGTGCCGGGGTGATAGTGTGTGCTCAACTGGCATttttgagcctttttttttttgcatttatttccctCTGCTCAACTGGCATttctgagcctttttttttttttgcatttatttccttGAAGAAGTCGTTTTAGGTACAGTATTTGCTGTCTCGTGATGAAACTTACTGCCACAGGTCCCCTGTGTGTTCATGCTGAGGTCGTCTGGAAGGAGACATGACACTGTGGTCTCTCAGATTTCTTCCCATTCTACCCCTAGCCAAGAACTGACTTTCCTTCCCCTTGAGAATCTACAGTCCACCTGACTTAAGATTCTAAATTACTCTGCTTTGTGATTTCTGCAGATCAATACTGGCCTTTGTGCACTCTTCAGAAAGCTAAGGGTTAGCTGGGCTCCTGAGGGGAAGCCTCTTAGAGACCCTGACCAAGTCTCAGCAGACCCCAAGTCTCTCCAGAGCCACGCCTCCCCTTCcacctctgcccttccctccacTACTACCTCCCATCTTTCCTTGGCTCCCACCTGGCTTGGGACCACCAGAGCAGAGATGGCTAAAGGAGCCAGAGACTCCTGGGAAGGGATGCAGAGAAATCTGGACCCTGCAGCTCCAGTGCCAGGGTCCCTGAGGACTAACACAGGAGTTTCTCTGAAGTCATACTCAGTCTTGCAGCTAACTATGCAGTCACCTGCTCTGACCTGTGGTTTTTGTAACCTTGACCTCAGTTACCAAGGTTAACAGTGgtagagagaaaaagacaggtgAGTGCAGCACATTAATGTATTCTAAACTTGAGAAGCTAAAGTAGGGGATTTCGATGACACCTTGAGTCACCTTAAACAActtaaacaacaataaacaaacatcATTGCCACATATATTATANNNNNNNNNNNNNNNNNNNNNNNNNNNNNNNNNNNNNNNNNNNNNNNNNNNNNNNNNNNNNNNNNNNNNNNNNNNNNNNNNNNNNNNNNNNNNNNNNNNNtctctctctctctctctctctctctctctctctctctctctctctctctctgagacagggtttctctgcgtaacggccctaactgtcctggaactagctcttgtaaaccaggctggcctcgaacttacagagatctgcttacctctacctcccgagtgctgagattaaaggccacATAGCTACAATCTCAACAATTATGTCGGGGTCCGGTGCTAGTctggaccataaattatttctcttgaccagaccccaacataaactctcTCTGGACCGGCATGGAGATGCAGGAATAAAGagacaactcacatggctttatcgggagggagattctcagtgatccctcatgaagtcctgcaTTCACATCCTGAGGAATTCctctcatttattctccaaacagcttttataccaacaCATAAACTGAGCGGGGAAATACaccagcattctgtctcctaggtaaccaggtgaatggcatTTTGTCACGTCtgcatctacctgtctgctgtgtatgctaaCTGTCAcgtaggcttgaatcagcatctctatcaggtatcttccaaattacaaagaaaggagcaacaacatcctCACACTTTGTTggggcagtgacagcctgtctgcagggccACGTGACCACCTCAAGTGGGGCccatggcttcagagcctggctgccacaccatatagaaatatgggcctacacaataatgaggcagaggcaagagaatcactgtgaattcaagaccagcctgggctaattGCTTAGTAAAATTTTGtctaaaaacaatattttgaaagagagaaaccaTATTCACATAAATTTATTATGGTATACTACtgtaattattctttttattactaGTTATTGCTCACATCTTCCTATGTCTAATATACAAATTAAACTACATCAAGGGTAAAATACGTACATGTTTGATAACTCATAGTGTAAACAGAGGTCAGTGCTCCCCACCTGTGAATTTAGGCATCTCCTGGGGGTGTTGGATGTGTGCCTTTGGAACAAGGTAGACCACTGTGTGTTCAGTTCTCCTGGATAAAGGGGCCAGAATCCTCATGCATGTTTAAACGAGCAGGAAATGGGTCTGGTCCAAAGCCACCTTTTCTCTCATCTGGATCCCAACTCCCCCTAGCAGGGTCAAAGCCCAGTCCCTCCTCTACCCTAGCCCGCCCCTCTCCTCACCCCACTCATATTCTTTCCAGAAGCCCTTCCAGGCCGGCTCACTCCATcctgctctcctccccacctGACCTCTTCTGCCACCCAGCACCACCCCCGCCCTCCCGCTCAGGCTCTGTCAGCCGCAGCCCTTCTCCGGAGCAGCAGCCCGGCACCTCCTTGATTTACACAGCTTCTCCCACACCTAGACTAAAAACCAAGCACCCTTGTCAACCCAGCAGACCCCCCTGATTCTAGCTCCCCTAACCTTGCCTGCCACCCCACCTGACAGCCATACGGCAGCCTTCTGTGCCTCGGTCCCTCTACCTGGATCTTGCCTGGCCACTCCTTCCTAGAGTTCTCCTCCTTTGGCACCGCCCCACACAGCACCTGCTCCTGCTCTGCCAGAGATCTCTGGACTGTCGCTTCCTGGGAAGACTTCTCCTGGCACCCacctcaaatacacacacacacacacagcacacacacacactcacacacacgtgtgcactcacattgcacacacgtgtatacacacacacacctgtctccaTCTCATCATCCTGACTGATTGCTTCATCAGCTTTTCCTatttatgtcttatttatttaacttGTGTGACTGTTGATGGCCAGGCTCCGCAGGGATGCAAATTCCAACACAGCAGAGGTTTTTCCCCCACCTCTCACTGATGCCCCCCCCCAGCAGTGTGAACTATTTAGGGACTTCTTGAATGACTAAGTAAGAGTCATTGCTCATTCTTTCCAGGTGAGGAAAGTGGGCTCCGAAGGGGAGACTTGGACCAGCGAGGTGGCTCAGCGGATAAAGGCTCTTGCCACTAGGCCTAacgacccgagttcaaatcccacaccccacaaggtgtcctctgaccttcacatatgtgTCATGCAAGTGTGAGTATCGAAGTTCAGACCCCCAGAACACAGGTAAATCCCAGGTGGGCATGGCAAACCATCTGTCACTCTAGGCTTGCGCAGCAGAGATGGGGGTTTCTAGAAAATGCTGGCCAGCTACTGCAGGGAATCCTGGTTTCGGTtgggagaccttgcctcagtgaataaaggggacctgaaatggaaaataaaagggCAGAGGAGCACAGGCCCCAGGCTTCCCCAGATCAGAACAGACCAAGCCTCCTTGAGGCATGCCCTGTCAGGTCTTGGAAATTCCCTGATAGTCACCGGGCCCCAAGTCTGTTGTTTACTAGTGGTGAGTGTATGGACgtgtggggtggggtagggccGGGTGACGTTTGTAGCTTCCTCTTTCCTAAGCCAGCAGCAAGCTACTTCTGGCAACCAAAGGCAGAAATATACAAGTCTACAGAGCTAAAAAGCAGCACTACTGCAGCCAGGTTTAGGCACCTCCCATGTTCACTGTGGAGCAAAAAGAACAGCAGTTCTTAAACTGGCTGCATCCACTGGAAGTTTAGGAAACCACAGCCTCTCGCACTCATGAGTTTCCAAACTGGCTAGGTCTGAGAAAGGAGCTCTCAAAGTTTTACATCTCAAATGAGCTGCTAGGAGATGCAGAAGATGTGGGCTTGCTGCACCATGGATCACACTTTTTGAATAGCAAGGTCCCAGAAGAGTCTCGAAGGTCATAGGCTCAGGTTCTAAGCATGTTCCCCTCCCATTATGAGTTCCTGAGGCAGGGAGCAGATGCTGCTAGAAGGAGATTAAAACCCAGCAGGAACTTTGAGCAGAACAGGGGCACAGGCCCTGGGCATTTCCAGACGCTATCTGGAGGGAGTAGCTCCAGGGGTCCTCATGGCGTGGTGACTGCAGGTATTCCTGAAGGTGACTCTTTAGCTTGCAAGTGTTTTGTACTTTATTAGGGTTTCCTATCTGTACTCTGCTTCCACCTTCACAaccctgtttttgtttctctttaagacaAAGCTACTTGTCCAACAGTCCAGTACTTCTAAGTTTCATGGAACAGGTATTTGAGGAACATGTACAGTGTTCAAGTGTGGCCAGGATACACACATGGGGaacttaaaagataaaacaagaaagagCTCCCACCCCCAGGGGACCTCCAAACCCAGAGCTCCCACCCCCAGGGAACCTCTAAGCCCAGAGCTCCCACCCCCAGGGAACCTCCAAGCCCAGAGCTCCCACCCCCGGGGAACCTCCAAACTCAGAAGCCAGGAAGACACATGCAATGATTACTGCCATGAGAAGTAGCATCTGGTGGATGCATGGGCATCTCTTACACATACATTCAGTGTTGGTTCAGTCTTGTGAACCCATGCACACTTTCCATGATTCCAATCCCATTACAGCCTGATGGCTCCCAGAACTCCCCCTAGGCTGAAGGCTACATATAAACCACCCTGGCCACCTCACAGGACAAGCCCAGTGGGGTCCACACTAGGTCCCACATTTTCTCCATTAATCTGTTCTTAGAAAAGATGTCCCCACTTGCCCAGTTACTCACCTTGAATGGATGCCCTTtagcttcctccctcctctccttcatgGCCTTAAGAAAATTGCCAACTTCTAGAATTTTCAACTCCTAAGTTTTTGAAAGCAttgctcctttctcccttcctctcaccaGCACCTAAAGTTGGTTTGATCAAGACTTCCTGAAGTCAGTGTAACTGCCTTAAGTTAGGTTCATGTCTGTGACTCACCACCGAA
The Microtus ochrogaster isolate Prairie Vole_2 chromosome 1, MicOch1.0, whole genome shotgun sequence DNA segment above includes these coding regions:
- the Gpr68 gene encoding ovarian cancer G-protein coupled receptor 1; this translates as MRGKAPSGPKMGNITTENASLPCPIDHTIHQTLAPVVYVTVLVVGFPANCLSLYFGYLQIKARNELGVYLCNLTIADLFYICSLPFWLQYVLQHDNWSYGDLSCQVCGILLYENIYISVGFLCCISIDRYLAVAHPFRFHQFRTLKAAVGVSVLIWVKELLTSVYFLKHKEVIEDEDRHRVCFEHYPIQAWQRGINYYRFLVGFLFPICLLLASYRGILRAVRRSHGTQKSRKDQIQRLVLSTVVIFLACFLPYHVLLLVRSLWEASCDFAKSIFNVYHFSLLLTSFNCIADPVLYCFVSETTHRDLARLRGTCLAFLTCSRTSRTREAYPLGAPEASGKSGAQGEEPELLTKLHSAFQTPNSLGAGGSPTVGLA